A part of Ptychodera flava strain L36383 chromosome 11, AS_Pfla_20210202, whole genome shotgun sequence genomic DNA contains:
- the LOC139144390 gene encoding von Willebrand factor D and EGF domain-containing protein-like: protein MGNGNGLDKYKEIAIPSEITPELVYVQVTAIDGPNNEFSFYGMGVQQALPGTNNYGGLIYGYSDSEVRMWSPDTSYGGIINVIDGWGGEINVQTSQIANVTVKIWQTAASDPCHEDNYEEIDNRYRSSAFSSSHFSNISDLICDRDISVAWYRFTSDAGGEIPTSCINVGMCGTQYPVWINGDIPDGVGIKTVEACVNKGGATCCDETIFIRVKRCTDYFVYELKPLSSCPMAYCAGDLEPCPPGERSPTGDFQPGCSDLFPELEHPPLLTHKIYQNIAFFECSFVPLWSNTTSLVEWYLDDKLIKYKYLSYKYRTNELHEDEYKLGSTVTCEVSVSYTQHEIFGYPKQSNAVFVGVQILPSEVTVSEDGLPSNVSIVTTIPMRCSFLLRARQNYYGLSRPDIVFDKCQVDKGYDNAESPDIVNIYAIKDCQSEVFYTNIVDVTPSEDCSLSITQGYSEYFGVNIEDIDCGNCCGTGDPHYTTFDASGYDWYGAGDFVLHQSLSRHFEVHVRTWKCWSVTCHCAVAIRENNDVISVDICHGTFGKAAPKIRNLSEHRFASGVIIRKDTTGKEFRIEMPSQAAIRVVTYSTHLNIYLDVPGDDFQHSDGLCGTFDHDSSNDYRKRDGSTLSHTGRRPDAFSESWRIPAGESLLDKLPDVVVEDPRQPEENMTYCSCLGEENECHDSLKDFTDYSYLTDSWTDITDEIDVETAGSRFKRDLHVVSTNRVTEDVPFLPTTLTWPTRSGITEQQARQMCESAVLNSTAAEACADVPGVDLFVGVEGCVEDIGVTDDLAFLAEAVSLMENECVVLTMKNISLYTKDENGTVVGPPSFIFEVFCPSQCSVHGQCINGTCHCCDGYDGADCSVDATSPPTLWYINEVEEHALCDVREDSCQQISVIGDNFLNSESLACLYNVRHRRCNLDLSFLVY, encoded by the exons ATGGGAAACGGAAACGGTTTGgacaaatataaagaaatcGCAATACCAAGTGAAATAACACCAGAGCTGGTGTATGTACAG GTTACAGCAATTGACGGGCCTAACAACGAGTTCTCTTTTTACGGAATGGGTGTGCAACAAGCACTGCCTGGCACCAACAACTATGGAGGTCTGATCTATGGTTACAGTGACAGTGAGGTACGGATGTGGTCACCGGATACATCGTACggtggtataataaatgttatcgaTGGATGGGGAGGAGAGATAAATGTCCAGACTTCTCAAATCGCCAACGTCACTGTCAAGATATGGCAAACCGCTGCCAGTG ACCCTTGTCACGAAGACAACTACGAAGAGATTGACAATCGATACAGAAGTTCAGCATTTAGCTCAAGCCACTTCTCCAACATATCGGACTTGATATGTGACAGGGACATTTCTGTGGCGTGGTATCGCTTCACAAGTGACGCTGGGGGTGAAATCCCGACATCTTGTATCAACGTAGGAATGTGTGGAACTCAGTATCCTGTATGGATTAACGGAGACATTCCTGATGGTGTAGGTATTAAAACTGTAGAGGCATGTGTTAACAAGG GAGGTGCAACATGCTGCGATGAAACAATATTCATTCGAGTGAAACGATGTACCGACTACTTCGTGTATGAACTAAAACCGTTGTCATCTTGTCCAATGGCATACTGTGCAG GTGATCTTGAACCGTGTCCACCTGGTGAACGTTCTCCGACGGGGGATTTTCAACCGGGATGCTCAG ATTTGTTTCCCGAATTAGAGCATCCACCGTTATTGACGCACAAGATTTATCAAAACATTGCCTTCTTTGAGTGTAGCTTCGTGCCTTTGTGGTCCAACACGACGAGTTTGGTAGAGTGGTACCTTGACGACAAACTTATCAAGTATAAATACCTTAGTTACAAATATCGTACCAATGAATTGCACGAAGATGAATACAAGCTTGGATCAACT GTTACTTGTGAAGTGTCCGTCTCGTACACACAACATGAAATATTTGGGTATCCAAAGCAAAGCAATGCTGTCTTCGTTGGAGTTCAG ATCTTGCCGAGCGAGGTAACTGTCTCGGAAGACGGACTGCCTTCTAACGTGTCTATTGTAACGACCATACCGATGCGATGCTCCTTTCTGCTCAGAGCAAGACAAA ATTACTACGGTTTATCAAGGCCTGACATAGTGTTTGACAAGTGTCAAGTCGACAAAGGATATGATAATGCTGAATCTCCAGATATAGTTAACATCTATGCAATAAAGGATTGCCAATCAGAAGTCTTCTATACGAACATCGTAGATGTCACACCATCGGAGGATTGTTCATTGTCAATCACTCAAGGTTATAGTGAATATTTCGGG GTCAACATAGAAGACATTGATTGTGGAAACTGCTGTGGGACAGGAGACCCTCACTACACAACTTTCGATGCAAG TGGCTATGACTGGTATGGAGCCGGTGATTTCGTACTTCATCAGAGTTTATCACGGCACTTTGag GTTCATGTCAGAACATGGAAGTGCTGGTCTGTCACGTGTCACTGTGCTGTCGCTATACGTGAAAATAATGACGTCATAAGTGTGGACATATGTCACGGCACATTTGGAAAAGCCGCGCCAAAAATAAGAAACCTTAGCGAACACAGATTTGCAAGCGGCGTTATTATCAGAAAAGACACGACGGGTAAGGAGTTTAGG ATTGAGATGCCTTCTCAAGCTGCCATAAGAGTCGTAACGTATAGTACCCACTTGAATATATACCTGGATGTACCCGGTGATGACTTTCAGCACTCTGACGGTTTGTGCGGAACCTTTGACCATGACAGCTCGAACGATTACAGAAAACGAGATGGCAGCACCTTGTCTCACACAGGACGTCGTCCGGATGCGTTCAGTGAAAGCTGGAG AATTCCTGCAGGTGAAAGTTTACTTGATAAGTTACCAGATGTGGTTGTAGAAGACCCAAGACAGCCCGAGGAAAATATGACCTACTGTTCCTGCCTTGGCGAAGAAAATGAGTGCCATGACAGTTTAAAAGACTTTACTGACTATTCGTATTTAACGGACAGCTGGACAGACATCACGGATGAAATTGACGTTGAAACGGCAGGAAGCAG GTTTAAACGAGATCTGCACGTAGTTTCCACGAACAGAGTCACGGAAGATGTACCCTTTCTACCAACCACACTGACGTGGCCTACTCGTAGCGGTATCACAGAGCAACAGGCACGCCAAATGTGTGAGTCAGCAGTTCTCAACTCTACCGCTGCCGAAGCATGCGCAGACGTTCCAGGCGTCGATCTGTTTGTTGGCGTTGAAGGCTGCGTGGAAGACATCGGG GTTACAGACGATTTGGCATTTCTAGCGGAAGCTGTGTCATTGATGGAAAATGAATGTGTggtgttgacaatgaaaaatatatccTTGTACACAAAAG ATGAAAACGGAACTGTTGTTGGCCCACCGTCCTTTATTTTCGAAGTGTTTTGCCCTTCACAATGCAGTGTTCATGGTCAGTGTATCAATGGGACGTGCCACTGTTGTGATG GTTACGACGGAGCGGACTGTTCGGTCGATGCCACTTCGCCTCCAACCCTCTGGTATATTAACGAAGTCGAAGAACATGCTCTGTGTGACGTCAGAGAGGACTCTTGTCAACAAATTAGCGTTATTGGAGATAACTTCCTGAATTCGGAATCTTTAGCGTGCCTTTACAACGTCAGACAC AGAAGATGTAACCTAGATTTGTCCTTCTTAGTTTATTAG
- the LOC139143714 gene encoding uncharacterized protein — protein sequence MISKAIPFAQYTCFSRAYVHSFMETTFHLMISIKNSTSFYSQEPKSTSHPSGEPFKIDSHFYTFREVTCSLPNPMVTPGDPGVTEGKTVSTIEMYVSNDNGVTMSEGLLLTTYDSKCRHCDVTDGCILKTDACEIEGRCFSDGEYHPYDNSRYCDPTNDQYEWTTDANWVLILAVTLTVTFVVVLAIILIVFNRSRLCRGMKTNNKVHHKETEEVIVIEEKKEPE from the exons ATGATTTCGAAAGCAATCCCGTTCGCACAATATACGTGTTTTAGTAGGGCATATGTACACTCTTTTATGGAGACCACTTTTCATTTAATGATATCAATAAAAAATTCGACTTCTTTCTATTCTCAGGAACCAAAGTCTACATCACATCCGAGCGGTGAACCATTTAAAATTGACTCTCATTTCTACACGTTCCGTGAAGTCACTTGCTCACTGCCAAATCCCATGGTGACCCCAGGAGACCCAGGCGTCACTGAGGGCAAAACAGTTAGCACCATCGAAATGTACGTCAGCAATGACAATGGCGTTACCATGAGTGAAGGGTTGCTACTGACAACATATGACTCAAAGTGTCGGCATTGTGACGTCACCGATGGTTGTATTTTAAAG ACTGATGCCTGTGAAATTGAAGGCCGTTGTTTTTCTGACGGAGAATACCATCCATATGACAACAGTAGATACTGTGATCCCACCAACGACCAGTATGAATGGACTACAG ATGCAAATTGGGTACTTATTCTGGCAGTTACGTTGACCGTGACATTTGTGGTTGTCCTTGCCATCATTCTGATCGTTTTCAATCGCAGCCGTCTTTGCAGAGGGATGAAGACTAACAACAAG GTGCATCACAAGGAGACAGAAGAAGTAATCGTGATCGAGGAGAAAAAGGAACCAGAATGA